GTTTTTATAGTAAAAAGCAAGAGGTCCACACATGGTTAAACCACAAATTCAGTGGGATAGAGCAAGTGCATCAACTTCTGTATTTGCCTCTGTGTATAGGTAAAATAGAGAGCTCAACCCAAAAAACCCACCTGCACCAGAAAAGCAAAAGTTCCTAACCAGCTAAAAATGCTACAGTTCTTAGGTAAATGTACCGAAGAATTGTTCAtgaactttaccatttttttattattctcttcctccctccctccctctctctcctgaCAAATTAgaggattgggagatgctgccaagcagaggtgcttggcagcggtgccgagcgcatctcggccgtccaaaagtgttttggatggcccggatgtaaaggtaccgaacggatttaaaaaaaaaagaaaaagaaaaggaaaaagatgtttcgattcgggccgttaattccgagatgaacggccggattggccgctcggcacccgctcggcaggggtgccgctcggcagggtccccgggtcccaAATTAGAGTTGtacatcacaaaaaaaagaggaaaaataaaaataatgttattttaatagaaaatagGTTGAATAGATAATATTAGTATAGTATTGAAAGAGacataaatagataaaataaaaaaattgcattgtTTAGTAGCATTTTTACCTAACAATTGGTAAACTTGCTTTTAGGCTCTATTCCGCtttatttttaaacattttttttttcaaaaataagataatttcaaactcaaaaattataaataatttttctactaacataaatcttatttgataaattttattgaaattttttaaacaatacaaaaaaatcaaaaaattattttttattttcattatatttaaatttaaaattatattctttaaaaaaaaaaatttagaaagaaagcaaaacGGAACCTGCCGCGCCTATTCCTTGAAAAGTACTGTGGTCAAGGAAGACACTGATTGGACCCCAAACATAACCCCAACAGCAGAAGTGATAATAATCGACAAAATAAACTAAGGAAATCGTGATGGAAAAAGTTCCACAAAACATACtcatattttgtttttaggCAATTGAAATTAAAATACCACACTTGTAAGAGAGAAAATTGCGAGAAACGGATATTGGATACCAGAAAATGGATAGAATACAGCAAATGAACCATGGGGCATTTTCTCCCCTgaatgaagaagaagagtgaTTTAAAAGTACCACGAGTTTTCCATATATGACAAACTGCAGAGTTGAGAGGAACAAGTCCACAACAAAATACTACTATATTGACAAAACGAAAGCTGATATGCAGAACAAACCAACACCACTATTTCCAAAACAGAGACACGAAATTCACAACTCCTAAAAAAACCCTAGAACTCCTGCGAAACAGATCCGATCTCGCCTTTTCCTTTCCCGGCCTTCTTCGGCAGGAGAACCTGGTTGATGTTGGGCAAAACTCCACCATTCGCAATCGTCACCGATCCCAACAGCTTGCTGAACTCCTCATCGTTCCTCACAGCCAACTGGATGTGCCTCGGAACAATCCGATTCTTCTTGTTGTCCCTCGCCGCATTCCCCGCTAGCTCCAATACCTGCGcaacaaacacaaaatccagTACCGTCAACACTAAATTCCTGAAATAACAGGCGAGAATATAAACATAAAATTCAAGCGAGGGCAATTGACGAACCTCAGCAGCGAGGTATTCGAGCACAGCAGAGAGGTAGATGGGCGAACCGGAGCCAACACGCTGGGCATAGCGGCCTTTTCTGAGGAAGCGAGCGACTCGGCCGACGGGGAACTGGAGGCCGGCTTTGAGGGATCGGGAAACGGCCTTTGTGCCCCTGGGCTTGCCTCGGCCGCCGGTGGTTGTTGCTGGTGCTGTAGAGTTCATGGCGTTGGTAACGGTTTTGTGATTGGGAAATTTGGAAACAGGGTTtgaagtaagagagagagagtgggaggaGGAGGCAAAGCTTTTGCAGGAACTAGAAAGTGGTTTTTCGGATGGTATTTGGGGAGAGGTCTGTGGGGTTTATATAGAGACGGGGGATCGTTTGTGATTGGTTAGTTTTGGGTTCAATCGGATTGCCAGCGTGGCGTTGGGTTTTGGAATTTCGTAAACGCGCGGGAATTTGCGGCCCCGGATTATTTTCGTTTCGTAATTTCTCCCACGTTTCACCATGACTAACCAAATTTTGGCTATTCGACAAATGATAATCGaaactaataattttttattaataatcaaatttgatgAATTCCACATTTTCCTAATTATATACACTACACCCATTATTAAACAAAAACCCCCCCTCCCTCTACaatgttttctaaaaaattattattttcagaaacttttttttttattattatggcAAATTTAGCTATTCAATTTTAATTATGTCTTTGTGGACCTTTACATTGTTGATTTTAGCAATATCTTAAACGAATAACAAAAGGTGATGTGATGTGTAAATTTTAgttatctaattttgattagacaattgtggatgctctaaccgTCTTGGAACAGTCGTTAGGTAGCCTCGATGCATTTTGTGTAGAACAAATAACGTGTGAGTTTGGGAGGGAGGGAGTGATTTTGACATTGATAGGAGTAATTTATTTTGTATGTTAATCCCCACCTTATTTGTCACATTAGTGATGGTTGGCAAGTCTCTTTCTCGTTTACGTTCGAAATATTGTAGATCTATATTATTGTAACCTCAAATAATATCAAATTCTAAATATAACTGTAAATAactttataaatatatatataaatagtaAGCACAGGAGATAGGACATATTTTGGTATTCTGGTGTGTATATACAGTTACGTAATATTTGGGAGAGGCCATAGGAACCCGGATATGGGCATTGGCGAGATGAATTTTTCTATGATACACGAATCATTTTTTGTATATGATACCAAAAAAGTCTCTTTAGTGGTATGTACTTCACATTGAGTTGTGAGTATTTCATAAGGAGTTGTAAGTATTTCACATTGAGTGGTAAGTATTCCAGATGTATAATATTTATCTCTCAACGTGGAATACTTACCACTTCATATGAAATAATTTCACATTGAGTAGTAAATATTTCATATGGAGTGATAAGTATTCCACATTGAGTGGTAAGTATTTTTATACTTACTACTCAACGTGGAATACTTACTACTATTATAGAATACTTACCACTCAATGTGGAATGGTAACTAGATGTATAATACTTATACTCAATGTAAAATACTTACTACTCCCTCAATTCCTAAATGAGAGTCTCTCTTTGGAATTCCAACTTTTTAGGGGACATGTAATCACTGCACTTACTTTCCACCATTACCCATATATTCTACCTATTTTGCACCATTTGTATTCAAATAAGATGGAcacttttggaattttatcaaatttccaCTTCTATTTTTTGGAAAGGGACAATTATTTTGGAATATCCCAAAATAGAATAAGGGACTCTCAATTTGAAACAGAGGGAGTACTTCATATGAAATAATTTCACACTGAGTGGTAAGTATTCCATATTGAATGACAAGTATTTCTATACTTATTTCATACGGAGTGGTAAGTATTTCTATACTTACTACTCAATGTGAAatacttattattattataaaataCTTACCACTCAATGTGGAATGGTAACTAGATGTATAATACTTGTACTCAATGTGAAATACTTACTACTCCATTTGTTCATAAATGAGAGTCTTTCTTTGGAATTCCAACTATTTAGGGGACATGTAATCACTACACTTACTTTCTGCCATTACCCATATATTCTACCTATTTTGTACCATTTGTATTCAAATAAGAGGGAcacttttggaattttatcaaattccacttctatttttggaaagggacaatcattttggaacatcccaaaatagaataaGGGACTCTCAatttgaaacggagggagtacttcatATGAAATAATTTCACACTGAGTGGTAAGTATGCCACATTGAATGACAAGTATTTCTATACTTACTACTCAACGTAGAATACTTACCCCCTACGCCcgccccccccgcccccccccccccaaaaaaaaatatgaaatacttAGGATGCGTTTGGTAactttttcagttttcagttttaaaaaaattagaaatagaaacaggtttttgttttcataaaaatagaaacaagaaacatgtttggtattaatctttttgaaaacaacaaaaactaaaaacacaaacatgtttggtagtatcatttttgtttttgtttttattcttcaaattgaatgaaattagaagaaaaaagtTCCACATACAAacaattaaccaaaaaaagaaacatgtttACTTAAACCAAAACTCAAATCCATCAATCGCATAAAAATGATGTTCACTTTGAGTTCAAACCTCAAATAAGGGTAACATAGTTTTAAATAATGATAATTACATTTGCAGTGGTATCATCCACTATGATTCATGCTAGCCCAAATTTGTTCGACAATTCGATCACGAACATTGGACACATGACGGAGTTGTCCACAAGTGATATCAATGTCAACTGGATTTTGGGAACTACTTCCGCTAACTCTTTGACATTGTCTCATTATCATATTCTCTTGGCAATATTCTCTGAATAGATCATCATTGTCATCAGGCATCCTAATCCAATTGTGAACTGTACAACAAGCTGTGGGAATATACTTTTGTGTTCGAACACTATACGGTGGCATTTGCTTCAAGGAAATCAAGTTTTTAGAACTCCAAAACATCGAGCTTTTGTCTTCTAGTATCTTTTTTGGTCGTCGGCCATGCCCACGGAAATTGTTCAAATGGTACCTCTCCTCGATACGGTGATAAAAAACCCGGCATTTTAGTATAGCCCGAATCCACGACATAGTATTACCTGCAAGTCATATTATCCATTAGCCTAAGCAATGAATTGATAATAAGATTAAGTTGTAACAAGTTTCTAGTTTACCTTCCGGAGGCTTGGGAAATCCCATGGTAGGACTATTCACACATTCTAAAAAGACCCTCAAGTCATTAGTAGTTCCCTCCCAACCACTTAGTACGTATGTGAAGCGCATGTCAAAAGCGCAAGCCGCCATTACACTCTGTGTCGTAACAGTGTGTCTACCACGATATGCTATTTGATTGGATGCCAGAACACTTGCCGATATGTGGGTAACGTCAATCGCTCCAACACATTCctagtttcaaaaaaaacataggAAAATATAATCACTCAAAGAAaacaatgtttagtagagaGAATGAAGAAAAATATGGGCAAATGGTGGCTGCCTATGCAGCAGCAGAAACGGCAAAACAGGGGAGAGAGAAGGTCCTCTCTGGATCTCACATTTCAAATCCTAAAGCATGATGTAGCCATCTTCTCAGGTGGCAACGTCCAGCCATCCCAATACCTACTGCTCAGTGCTAACACTATCCACAAGCCAGTTTGTAAAAGAAAGCAAGTTTATGGCTAGACATGAGAACTATATGGACAAAAGTAATGGTATCAAAGAACTCAATACTTGCATGATTATCAATTATCTAGGTTTAGGGTATAGAATGTCTTGTGACAACCTAATAGGTCCACAGATTGTGGGGTGTGGTAAACCACAATACCAAGGCCCAAGCAATCACTCATGCCACATTACAACACCAAACCTTGCTCATCTCGATGCCTTCAGCAATTTCATTTTTCTACAGCCACACTGCCCACACATAGCGCCTATAATTTCGCTAAAAGATAATGCAAATTGCAAACCCATGGCAAAACTAGCATGTGCTATAATGGAGAGAAAGTGACTGCTTTTTAACATTTCCATGAAATTGTAAACCAGTTAAAGGAGAAAATCAAACCAGATGAAGATGCAAAAACATGCAAATGGTATCCATGTAAAAGTGCAGGTAAAAATCTTCATCTGCTGTCACCAACTTACCATGTTCAATCAAAAGGGATCACTAATTATGCACTCATGTAAACCAATAGTTTCTCGAATTGGCTTGAATAAACAAAGAAACATTCCACTCATGTATTTCTTCTATGAAACCTTTCCAATCTAAAGCGCAAAAGTTAACAACTAACCAAGcataaaagaggaaaaattcAGGACATTCCATCAAAATATGGTATTGCAAACTTGAACAATCCTCCAGACCTCATATTTCAGAACAGATTTCCAGCATATTTAGACTACAACAAAGCAGTACTATGGCATGACCCTGGCTATTGAACCTTGAGAAAAGGGAAGTACTTGGCATTGCGTCGGATTTGATGCGGGATGCTATCAAAGGACGGGGGTTGAATTATAACCACTCCTAGCTTGCAAACAGCCTTCAGTACTCGGTGAAAGTAAATAGATATGGTGTGTCCAGAATGCTGAAATCTCTCTTGCACTACACGATTCCTTTCATTATGCCCTATTGTTAGCAAAAAAATGCACACTTGCTCTTGGAGTGCCAAGTATTGCGAATGTTTCAAGTTTCCATGTACTTTCAACGCCTCACAAAAGGTAATGAACACTTGAGGTTTGATTCTAAAGTTTTGATGACACCTATCTTCGTGACCATTGAGGACTTCTAAGACGTAATCATGGCCCCTTAACATTGATGTTCGACATGGTCTATGGTCTATATACATGTTATAGTGTTCATATAGTGCCAAACTTAGCAAAACCACCACCTCTTCATCCTCGGAATCGTCGTCGGAGTCAGATATAGGATCCATATTGCAAAAATACAATGATAAAACTGCAAGAAAGAACTTGTCAAGGTTCCACAGAAATTTCCCCCTGTTTAGAAATAGACTACATGATTCTGCTAGCCAAACAAGGTTAGTTAATATAACTGAATATTTTTCTACTATACAAGCTTAGTTTCAAGGCAATGATTCAAAGTCAGACCACTAGTGACTTGCCGCACGCTTTCTACTACACAAGCATAGTTTCAAGGCAATGATTCAAAGTCAGACCACTAGTGACTTGCCGCACGCTTTCTACTACACAAGCATAGTTTCAAGGCAAAGGTTTAAAGTTAGACCACCAGTGGCATGCCCCATGCGTTTGTAAACAAGAATTTCGGAAAATCCAAATGACAATTTGATCAAACTGAAATTGATTACCCCTATAGCTTGCCCTAAAGGCGTCACATTATTCAAACAATTACACTCTTATACAATAGTTCCACAATTTCAAGGAAATCAATAGCTGAAACCTAATTGTTCACAAAATACATACCTTCTTCTCAAAAGGGTTGAATAAACTTGTATTCTTCAATAATCTACAAGGAGAACATAGATTAGACATACAAGTGGAGAATTCGAGTTTCAGAAAAggaacaaatataaaaaaaaaccagatgGAGAATAGGTTTTACAGGCGACCAGAgggggaagagggagagagagagatcgtaCCAGACGCCAtcgccagagagagagagggagaggagcgTGTATTTTCTGGATCTGAGTTCGACCGTCGGGGACTTTGGGATGAAAAAAAAACCGTACTTCTGTTTTCAAAACAGTGTAAAACTCCCTTTTTTAGTTTTCATAATTTCcagaaattctaaaaaagttttttaaaaacaaaaaagtaaaaatatgttactaccaaacaagttttttgtattagttttcaaaaaagtgaaaataaaaaccaaaaactgaaaataaaaaggttaccaaacacccccttactACTCAGCGTGAAATTCTTACCGCTAAAGTGGTTTTTTGggtaccataaaaaaaaatttgtgtaccATAGATGGACTTTGGTGAGAtatatgctgtgtttggatgagtttttgagaaatttttgttgAGAGttatgattggaagtaggggtaatgagtggagagacgtagaaaaagaaatgagaataatgattggagataaggGTAATTAgtggagagtaatgattggaagcagggataatgagtattttttgagttggaatttttgTTCCAAAAAGGCAAACAAGAAGGCAATAGAAATCCAGTATTTGTGTGCTTTAAAGCAGGGACGGCTCCGAAGGATGCactaaaaatttgaaatgtgaTCAAAAGAGTTGAGATTATACAAGGACTGTAGGACAAGTTACAATGAGCAGACAAACAGAAGTGCAGCCGGAATTGAAACACAAAACAACAACAATGTTGGCAAAAGCCACCAAACTTGGCTATTCACGCATGTAGAGCCCACTAAAACAACGCCATCTGCTATATTTTAGTAACATTATCCGTTGAACCCAATATGGGCATAGTTTGCAATAAGTTTGAGAGCACTAACCAAAAACTTAAAACTAACTGTGTTTCCGATCTAGAAATAAAGATAGATTGGTTCACTTCACCAAAATGCCATTAACGTAACTCACGTGAGCACATTACTACTGCTGCAATGTCTCCCCAGCACCTGCAAATAACGCACAGCAGAAAATAAGTTCACAAACAcagaaaattctaaacattGAAATTAAACAATAATTGCTTGCGTTCTCCAAAAAATTGTACTAGTAACAATATCCTCCACAACTTCGTTCTCCATCTTCAAACCACTTAATTTCCATACCACACTTTTTTATCAAGCACAATGCAACACTATGATTAGGAAAACAGTAAACCATGTAGTTATTTTCATGCAAAGCATATGCATGTATATCCTTCTCATTCTAAAGAGAAAGGAGTCGTTCTACAACGGATGGAGTCGTTACCCATCCAGGAGCTACTTTAACATATTCCAAAACCAATGGTTTCGACAAACTCCCTGCAATCAGTACCAAAACAAGAAAGACAACGAAAATCCAGAAATTTCTGGAAGTGCCCATGATTTTGTGCTATTCTCAGTGGTAAAGAACTTGCTTTCACAGAAGGGTCAAACTTCTAATTCAGactacaaaacaacaaaagacaAATGAATTTCCAATATGCAGAACATCTAATCTTTTAACCACAGTAGACACGTTGGGATTCTCTCTCTCGATGTTGGAATGTCAGTGGTTTTTCTTTCTCACGAGAAACCACTATGGAAAGTCAGCAAACAATATTGGAAATCTTTACATGGAGAATTCtaaagattcaaaaaaaaatataaccagTCACATTGGAAGGGAATAAATGCAAAGCTTTGTCCTTGTTTTCATGTTTCATCATCCAAGAAAACAGATTTGGGTTTCCAATGTTTGGATTCTGGAAGCATCTAGAATAAGAACAACAAACAAATTACTGAAGAAATGTCACAGGCAGTAAAGGAAGTATGACAAACAGGGCAAAGgcaatttgttattttttttggtttggtgaGGTAAGGAAATGTTATGCAAAAATACAACATGAATAGATCCTTTACAGCATTGGAGAAACCAACAGATGATTTATTTTTGCTTCAGGAAAGGTCCAATGGTGCACTGAACAACATTGAAAATAGCAACAAGACAACAAATAAACGGTGAATAGTATCAAAAGGGGGAAAAGAAGTGAAGGGTCCAACTAATGGCCGAAACATTCAAACCCAGCAGAAATGCAGAAGcgccaaaagaaaaacaaaagaaggtaATGTAGTGCATAAAACCACCAACAATCCAACGATAACCATAAACATGACTAACTGAAAGAAAAAGTACCTCTAGGGAGTTTGGAATTTTGTTCAACCTGGCAAAAATCGATTGTTGGCTCATCCAGCCAAACATACACCTCAGCTTGGAAGTTCTTGGGAGGAGCACCAGCCCTATCATCCTTCCCAAGAAAGGTAATATAATAGACCATTCCCTTAACATACTGGCAATTGACTCTGATGAGTTTGGCAAACTGGTAAGATGTCCCCTACGGCTCAATAAAGAAGTTAAGCCCAACACGAAGAGAGTTAATAGAAGAGGTCACAAAAGGAAGAATTCATTGAACCAAGAGAGCATGCACACGTACATTTCGTTTGTTGTAATCTTTAATAACTAACTTGGACAAATCATTGAATTCCTTCAGCCCACGAGGAGACTTGATCGGAATCGGTCTAATTAAACCCGGCTCCAAAACCTCATCGGGAACCTGTCCGACATCAAACCCCTGTACGTATATACAGCAATACAATAGGATCAAACATAATTACGTACGTATAAGCATACatccacacacacatacacgAGAGGAGATGGAAACAACATTAGCGAGTTAGTAAGAAGTATAAATCAAATATGTACATTTAGCAAACTTAAGCGTATAGGTTAGATATACATACATCGCTCTCCTC
The sequence above is a segment of the Rhododendron vialii isolate Sample 1 chromosome 13a, ASM3025357v1 genome. Coding sequences within it:
- the LOC131315167 gene encoding uncharacterized protein LOC131315167 isoform X1: MDPISDSDDDSEDEEVVVLLSLALYEHYNMYIDHRPCRTSMLRGHDYVLEVLNGHEDRCHQNFRIKPQVFITFCEALKVHGNLKHSQYLALQEQVCIFLLTIGHNERNRVVQERFQHSGHTISIYFHRVLKAVCKLGVVIIQPPSFDSIPHQIRRNAKYFPFLKECVGAIDVTHISASVLASNQIAYRGRHTVTTQSVMAACAFDMRFTYVLSGWEGTTNDLRVFLECVNSPTMGFPKPPEGNTMSWIRAILKCRVFYHRIEERYHLNNFRGHGRRPKKILEDKSSMFWSSKNLISLKQMPPYSVRTQKYIPTACCTVHNWIRMPDDNDDLFREYCQENMIMRQCQRVSGSSSQNPVDIDITCGQLRHVSNVRDRIVEQIWASMNHSG
- the LOC131315167 gene encoding uncharacterized protein LOC131315167 isoform X2, translating into MSNLCSPCRLLKNTSLFNPFEKKECVGAIDVTHISASVLASNQIAYRGRHTVTTQSVMAACAFDMRFTYVLSGWEGTTNDLRVFLECVNSPTMGFPKPPEGNTMSWIRAILKCRVFYHRIEERYHLNNFRGHGRRPKKILEDKSSMFWSSKNLISLKQMPPYSVRTQKYIPTACCTVHNWIRMPDDNDDLFREYCQENMIMRQCQRVSGSSSQNPVDIDITCGQLRHVSNVRDRIVEQIWASMNHSG
- the LOC131315172 gene encoding histone H2AX-like encodes the protein MNSTAPATTTGGRGKPRGTKAVSRSLKAGLQFPVGRVARFLRKGRYAQRVGSGSPIYLSAVLEYLAAEVLELAGNAARDNKKNRIVPRHIQLAVRNDEEFSKLLGSVTIANGGVLPNINQVLLPKKAGKGKGEIGSVSQEF